One Odocoileus virginianus isolate 20LAN1187 ecotype Illinois chromosome 4, Ovbor_1.2, whole genome shotgun sequence DNA segment encodes these proteins:
- the SLITRK3 gene encoding LOW QUALITY PROTEIN: SLIT and NTRK-like protein 3 (The sequence of the model RefSeq protein was modified relative to this genomic sequence to represent the inferred CDS: inserted 1 base in 1 codon; deleted 1 base in 1 codon) yields MMKPSIAEMLHRGRMLWIILLSTIALGWTTPIPLIEDSEEIDEPCFDPCYCEVKESLFHIHCDSKGFTNISQITEFWSRPFKLYLQRNSMRKLYTNSFLHLNNAVSINLGNNALQDIQTGAFNGLKILKRLYLHENKLDVFRNDTFLGLESLEYLQADYNVIKRIESGAFRNLSKLRVLILNDNLIPMLPTNLFKAVSLTHLDLRGNRLKVLFYRGMLDHIGRSLMELQLEENPWNCTCEIVQLKSWLERIPYTALVGDITCETPFHFHGKDLREIRKTELCPLLSDSEVEASLGIPHLSSNKENAWPTKPSSMLSSXHFTASSVEYKSSNKQPKPTKQPRTPRPPSTSQALYPGPNQPPIAPYQTRPPIPIICPTGCTCNLHINDLGLTVNCKERGFNNISELLPRPLNAKKLYLSSNLIQKIYRSDFWNFSSLDLLHLGNNRISYVQDGAFINLPNLKSLFLNGNDIEKLTPGMFRGLQSLHYLYFEFNVIREIQPAAFSLMPNLKLLFLNNNLLRTLPTDAFAGTSLARLNLRKNYFLYLPVAGVLEHLNAIVQIDLNENPWDCTCDLVPFKQWIETISSVSVVGDVLCRSPENLTHRDVRTIELEVLCPEMLHMAPAGASPAQPGDAHLAGGPTSASPYEFSPPGGPVPLSVLILSLLVLFFSAVFVAAGLFAYVLRRRRKKLPFRSKRQEGVDLTGIQMQCHRLFEDGGGGGGGNAGGGRPTLSSPEKAPPVGHVYEYIPHPVTQMCNNPIYKPREEEEVAVSSGPEAGGAERGAPATQPPGMGEVLLGSEQFAETPKENHSNYRTLLEKEKEWALAVSSSQLNTIVTMNHHHPHPHHAAVGGVSGVVAGTGGDLVAFRHHENGGVVLFPPGGGCGGGSMLLDRERPQPAPCTVGFADCLYGTVPKLKELHVHPPGMQYPDLQQDARLKETLLFSAGKGFTDHQTQKSDYLELRAKLQTKPDYLEVLEKTTYRF; encoded by the exons ATGATGAAACCTTCTATAGCTGAGATGCTTCACAGAGGGAGGATGTTGTGGATAATTCTTCTAAGCACaattgctttaggatggactaccCCGATTCCCCTGATAGAGGACTCAGAGGAAATAGATGAGCCCTGTTTTGATCCATGCTACTGTGAAGTTAAAGAAAGCCTCTTTCATATACATTGTGACAGCAAAGGATTTACAAATATTAGTCAGATTACTGAGTTCTGGTCAAGACCTTTTAAATTGTATCTGCAGAGAAATTCAATGAGGAAATTGTACACCAACAGTTTTCTTCATTTGAATAATGCTGTGTCCATTAACCTTGGGAACAATGCATTGCAGGACATTCAAACAGGAGCTTTCAACGGTCTTAAGATTTTAAAGAGACTATATCTTCACGAGAACAAACTAGACGTCTTCAGAAATGACACCTTCCTTGGCTTGGAAAGTCTGGAATATCTTCAGGCAGACTACAATGTCATTAAACGTATTGAAAGTGGGGCATTTCGGAATCTAAGTAAATTGAGAGTTCTGATTTTAAATGATAATCTCATTCCCATGCTTCCGACAAATTTATTTAAGGCTGTCTCCTTAACCCACTTGGACCTGCGTGGAAACAGGTTGAAAGTTCTTTTTTACCGAGGAATGCTAGACCACATTGGCAGAAGCCTGATGGAGCTCCAGCTGGAAGAAAATCCCTGGAACTGTACATGTGAAATCGTGCAACTGAAGAGTTGGCTGGAACGCATTCCTTACACTGCCCTGGTGGGAGATATCACTTGCGAGACTcctttccattttcatggaaaGGACCTGCGAGAAATCAGGAAAACAGAACTCTGTCCCTTGTTGTCTGACTCTGAGGTGGAGGCTAGTTTGGGGATTCCCCACTTGTCATCAAACAAGGAGAATGCATGGCCAACTAAGCCTTCCTCGATGCTGTCCT GTCATTTTACTGCTTCTTCTGTTGAATACAAGTCCTCCAATAAACAGCCCAAACCCACCAAACAGCCTCGAACACCAAGGCCACCGTCCACATCTCAAGCTTTATATCCTGGTCCAAACCAACCTCCTATTGCTCCTTATCAGACCAGACCACCCATTCCCATTATATGCCCTACTGGGTGTACATGTAATTTGCATATCAATGACCTTGGTTTGACTGTCAACTGCAAAGAGCGAGGATTTAATAACATTTCTGAACTTCTTCCAAGGCCTCTGAATGCCAAGAAACTGTACCTGAGTAGCAATCTGATTCAGAAAATATACCGTTCTGATTTTTGGAATTTCTCTTCCTTGGATCTCTTACATCTGGGGAACAATCGTATTTCTTATGTCCAGGATGGGGCCTTCATCAACCTGCCTAATCTGAAGAGCCTCTTTCTCAACGGCAACGATATCGAGAAGCTGACTCCAGGAATGTTCCGCGGCCTACAGAGTCTGCACTACCTGTACTTTGAGTTCAACGTCATCCGGGAAATCCAGCCTGCAGCCTTCAGCCTCATGCCCAACTTGAAGCTGCTATTCCTCAACAATAACTTGCTGAGGACCCTGCCAACAGATGCCTTTGCAGGCACATCCCTGGCTCGGCTCAACTTGAGAAAGAACTACTTCCTCTATCTTCCAGTGGCTGGTGTCCTAGAACACTTGAATGCCATTGTCCAGATAGACCTCAATGAGAATCCTTGGGACTGTACCTGTGACCTGGTTCCCTTCAAACAGTGGATCGAAACCATCAGCTCAGTCAGTGTGGTGGGTGATGTCCTATGCAGGAGCCCCGAGAACCTCACCCACCGTGATGTGCGCACTATTGAACTGGAAGTTCTCTGCCCAGAGATGCTGCACATGGCACCAGCTGGAGCATCCCCAGCTCAGCCCGGAGATGCTCACCTTGCTGGGGGACCGACGAGTGCATCACCTTATGAGTTCTCTCCCCCTGGGGGTCCTGTACCACTTTCTGTGTTGATTCTCAGCCTGCTGGTTCTGTTTTTTTCAGCAGTCTTTGTCGCTGCAGGCCTCTTTGCCTATGTCCTCCGACGGCGCCGGAAGAAGCTGCCCTTTAGAAGCAAGAGGCAGGAAGGCGTGGACCTCACTGGCATCCAGATGCAATGCCACCGACTTTTTGaggatggtggaggtggtggaggtggaaATGCAGGTGGGGGCCGACCAACTCTTTCCTCTCCAGAGAAGGCCCCTCCTGTGGGTCACGTATATGAGTACATTCCTCATCCCGTTACTCAGATGTGCAACAACCCCATCTACAAGCCTcgcgaggaggaggaggtggctgtTTCATCCGGGCCAGAGGCAGGGGGTGCAGAACGTGGGGCTCCTGCAACACAGCCCCCGGGAATG GGCGAGGTTCTCCTAGGAAGTGAGCAGTTTGCTGAGACGCCCAAGGAGAACCACAGCAACTACCGGACCttgctagaaaaagaaaaggagtgggCGCTGGCAGTGTCCAGCTCCCAGCTCAATACCATAGTGACCATGAATCATCACCATCCTCACCCTCACCACGCAGCAGTCGGTGGGGTTTCCGGGGTCGTTGCGGGAACTGGGGGAGACTTGGTTGCGTTCCGCCACCACGAGAATGGCGGGGTGGTGCTGTTTCCTCCCGGGGGAGGTTGTGGCGGCGGCAGCATGCTGCTAGACCGAGAGAGGCCACAGCCAGCCCCCTGTACGGTGGGGTTCGCGGACTGCCTCTACGGCACAGTGCCCAAGTTAAAGGAACTGCATGTCCACCCCCCTGGCATGCAGTACCCAGACTTACAGCAGGACGCCAGGCTCAAGGAAACCCTTCTCTTCTCGGCTGGAAAGGGCTTCACAGACCACCAAACGCAAAAAAGTGATTACCTCGAGTTAAGGGCCAAACTTCAAACCAAGCCGGATTACCTCGAAGTCCTGGAGAAGACAACATATAGGttctaa